A genomic window from Triticum urartu cultivar G1812 chromosome 7, Tu2.1, whole genome shotgun sequence includes:
- the LOC125523197 gene encoding membrane-anchored ubiquitin-fold protein 3-like yields MAGGKEPIEVKFRLFDGTDIGPNKYDPATTVTALKEFVLARWPQDKDIIPKTLNDVKLINAGRILENNKTLAESRVPVGEVPGGVITMHVVVRPPQSDKSDKHLSNSPKQNRCGCTIL; encoded by the exons ATGGCCGGCGGGAAGGAGCCGATCGAGGTGAAGTTCCGCCTCTTCGACGGCACGGACATCGGGCCCAACAAGTACGACCCCGCCACCACCGTCACCGCGCTCAAGGAGTTCGTCCTCGCTCGGTGGCCGCAGG ACAAAGACATTATTCCAAAAACTCTCAATGACGTGAAGCTCATCAATGCTGGAAGGATACTTGAGAATAACAAAACTCTTGCCGAGTCTCGAGTCCCAGTAGGAGAAGTTCCAGGAGGTGTGATCACGATGCATGTTGTTGTACGCCCTCCCCAAAGTGACAAAAGTG ATAAACACCTCTCGAATTCTCCCAAGCAGAACAGATGTGGGTGCACGATATTGTGA
- the LOC125523196 gene encoding uncharacterized protein LOC125523196 yields the protein MEDGDKDVIKTSVSEESPNPGEKDVIKTSVSEESPNPGEKDVVKTSVSEESPNTGEKGEDEGDLSRKTEILSVKETVNSTSENSSDEVKGQFHGRDNPEKDLNEQMDKSRSPDAMKPVDSDQTVKEILEEEKSEEPVFDGTEIPEMEPMRRSSDQSVELDSKAQQGSVINERAAAIGNFVKEKGAIVVSTFIRRLSGRKDENDLPVEVDKNDVSASGNGEKTISDSEIKPKEVQKKSEERSTWNPLNLIKVGGDIVTSTTGEAGDANVPGLTEQPIAKGRIIVYTKLGCEDCKMVRLFMHQQRLKYVEINIDIFPSRKLELEKNTGSSIVPKVYFNDLLIGGLTELKKMEESGILNEKTGALFNDEPSSAAPLPPLPGEDDESGCGKMDELATIVRKMRESITPKDRFYKMRRFSNCFPGSEAVDFISEDQYLERDEAVEFGRKLASKHFFRHVLDENVFEDGNQPYRFLDHDPVIMTQCYNIPRGIIDVAPKPMAEIASRLRKLSCAIFEAYVSEDGRHVDYRSIQGCEEFKRYIRTTEELQRVETSDLSREEKLAFFINLYNMMAIHALVTCGHPAGPLDRKKFFGDFKYVIGGCAYSLSAIENGILRANQRPPYNLVKPFGQKDQRSKVALSYPEPLVHFALVCGTKSGPALRCYSPGNIDKELMEAARDFVRNGGLIVDPEAKVASASKILRWYNADFGKNETEVLKHAANYLEPAASEQFLELLANTQLKVSYQPYDWSLNI from the exons ATGGAGGATGGGGACAAGGATGTGATAAAAACTTCTGTCAGTGAAGAGTCCCCTAATCCTGGAGAAAAGGATGTGATAAAAACTTCTGTCAGTGAAGAGTCCCCTAATCCTGGAGAAAAGGATGTGGTAAAAACTTCTGTCAGTGAAGAGTCCCCTAATACTGGAGAAAAGGGTGAAGATGAAGGGGATTTGTCAAGGAAAACAGAAATATTGAGCGTAAAAGAAACAGTAAATTCAACGAGTGAGAATTCAAGCGATGAGGTAAAAGGGCAGTTCCATGGGAGAGATAACCCAGAAAAGGATCTCAATGAGCAGATGGATAAAAGCAGAAGCCCTGATGCCATGAAACCTGTAGATTCAGACCAGACTGTGAAAGAGATTCTTGAAGAAGAAAAATCTGAAGAGCCAGTTTTTGATGGAACTGAGATTCCTGAAATGGAACCAATGAGGCGTTCTTCTGATCAATCTGTGGAGCTTGATTCAAAAGCTCAGCAAGGGTCTGTGATCAATGAAAGAGCTGCTGCAATCGGGAATTTTGTTAAGGAAAAGGGAGCCATTGTAGTGTCAACATTTATACGCCGCCTATCTGGCAGAAAGGATGAGAATGATCTTCCTGTTGAAGTTGACAAGAATGATGTTTCAGCAAGTGGCAATGGTGAGAAGACCATCTCAGATTCTGAAATTAAGCCAAAAGAGGTACAGAAGAAATCCGAGGAAAGAAGCACATGGAATCCACTGAACTTGATTAAAGTTGGAGGAGATATTGTTACTTCTACAACTGGGGAAGCTGGGGATGCAAATGTGCCTGGTTTGACAGAGCAACCAATAGCAAAAGGAAGGATTATCGTATACACAAAACTGGGATGTGAAGATTGCAAAATGGTTCGGTTGTTCATGCATCAGCAAAGGCTCAAGTATGTTGAGATTAACATTGATATATTCCCTAGTAGGAAGTTGGAGTTGGAAAAGAATACTGGGTCATCCATAGTACCCAAAGTGTATTTCAATGACCTGCTGATTGGAGGCTTAACTGAATTGAAGAAAATGGAGGAGTCTGGCATACTCAATGAGAAAACTGGTGCTCTTTTCAATGATGAGCCCTCCTCTGCTGCTCCTTTGCCTCCTTTACCCGGAGAAGATGACGAATCTGGATGTGGGAAGATGGATGAGTTGGCAACCATCGTCAGAAAAATGAGAGAGTCGATTACACCGAAGGATAGGTTTTACAAAATGAGAAGATTTAGTAACTGCTTTCCTGGCAGTGAGGCTGTGGATTTTATATCAGAAGATCAGTATTTGGAGAGAGATGAG GCAGTGGAATTTGGAAGAAAGCTTGCAAGCAAACACTTCTTTCGTCATGTTCTAGA TGAAAATGTCTTTGAAGATGGAAATCAGCCTTACCGTTTCCTAGATCATGATCCCGTTATTATGACACAGTGTTACAACATCCCTAGGGGCATCATTGATGTTGCACCAAAACCCATGGCGGAAATCGCATCAAGGTTGAGAAAGTTGTCTTGTGCCATTTTCGAGGCTTATGTATCTGAAGATGGTAGGCATGTTGACTACAGAAGCATCCAGGGTTGTGAGGAATTTAAAAG GTATATTAGAACAACTGAGGAGCTTCAGAGGGTGGAAACTAGTGACCTGTCACGTGAAGAAAAGCTTGCTTTCTTCATAAATCTGTACAATATGATGGCTATCCATGCGTTAGTGACATGTGGTCATCCTGCTGGACCATTGGACAGGAAAAAGTTCTTTGGAGACTTTAAGTATGTCATTGGTGGATGTGCCTATTCACTGTCAGCTATTGAAAATGGCATTCTGCGTGCCAACCAAAGGCCACCATACAATCTTGTGAAACCTTTCGGACAGAAAGACCAAAGATCCAAG GTGGCCCTATCATACCCTGAACCTCTTGTTCACTTTGCTTTGGTATGTGGTACCAAATCTGGGCCTGCACTTCGGTGTTACTCGCCGGGAAATATTGATAAAGAGTTAATGGAAGCTGCACGAGATTTCGTAAGGAATGGAGGACTGATTGTTGATCCTGAAGCAAAGGTTGCATCTGCAAGCAAGATCTTACGATG GTATAACGCCGACTTCGGTAAGAATGAGACAGAAGTACTGAAGCATGCAGCAAATTATCTGGAGCCTGCAGCGTCGGAGCAATTCTTGGAGCTGCTCGCAAACACTCAACTGAAGGTCTCGTATCAGCCTTATGACTGGAGCTTGAACATCTAG
- the LOC125520351 gene encoding uncharacterized protein LOC125520351 yields MLRLQKRFLSLLRDGGASPLPTSPLTSLHRHLCATATATATATTSTESPFSVQDYLVNTCGLTRAQSLKASRSISHLRSPSNPDAVRAFLSGLGLSSSDIAAVVAADPKFLCSKVDGTLAPRVAKLRDLGLSPSKIARLVLIGAPALRSCDVASRLQFWIPLFGSFDELVNAVSRGALGGGALLRRDIDTVVKPNVELLLRCGLKIPHLAKTGLSGTWVIVCSPEKLQVLVARADELGVPRGSGQFMYALTTVSCVTQEKLAARMELLKKTLGCSDDMLKIAVVKHPSLLRSSEDNLRSTVEFLINKVGLEPEYIVRRPALITYSLKTRHVPRYIVMKILQGKGLLSSDYCSVIAASERYFNSRFIDSYKESVPELADVYAAARAGKIPPHLQP; encoded by the coding sequence atgctcCGCCTCCAAAAGCGGTTCCTCTCTCTCCTCCGTGACGGCGGCGCCTCCCCTCTCCCCACCTCCCCCCTCACCTCCCTCCACCGCCACCTCtgcgccaccgccaccgccaccgccaccgcgaCCACCTCCACCGAGTCCCCTTTCTCCGTCCAGGATTACCTCGTCAACACCTGCGGCCTCACCCGGGCGCAATCCCTCAAGGCGTCCAGGTCCATCTCCCATCTCAGGTCCCCCTCCAACCCCGATGCCGTCCGCGCCTTCCTCTCGGGCCTCGGCCTCTCCAGCTCCGACAtcgccgccgtcgtcgccgccgacCCGAAGTTCCTCTGCTCCAAGGTGGACGGGACCCTCGCCCCCCGCGTCGCCAAGCTCCGCGATCTCGGGCTATCCCCTTCCAAGATCGCGCGCCTCGTCTTGATCGGCGCCCCCGCGTTGCGCTCCTGCGACGTCGCCAGCAGGCTTCAGTTCTGGATCCCATTGTTCGGCTCCTTCGACGAGTTGGTCAATGCCGTGTCGAGGGGAGCTCTGGGAGGTGGTGCCCTCCTAAGGCGTGACATTGACACAGTGGTCAAGCCCAACGTCGAGCTACTTCTGCGCTGCGGGTTAAAAATCCCCCATCTCGCCAAGACTGGCCTCAGTGGGACGTGGGTGATCGTCTGCAGCCCAGAAAAGCTCCAGGTACTGGTCGCACGCGCAGATGAGCTCGGGGTACCACGCGGCTCAGGCCAATTCATGTATGCGCTCACCACCGTCTCCTGCGTGACCCAAGAGAAGCTTGCTGCAAGAATGGAGTTACTGAAGAAGACCCTCGGCTGCTCTGATGACATGCTGAAGATTGCGGTCGTCAAGCACCCAAGCCTCCTAAGATCATCTGAGGACAACCTGCGCAGCACGGTAGAGTTCCTGATCAACAAGGTTGGTCTTGAGCCAGAGTACATCGTGCGCAGGCCCGCGCTGATCACTTACAGCCTGAAGACGAGGCATGTGCCTCGGTATATTGTCATGAAGATACTGCAGGGCAAGGGACTTCTGAGTTCTGACTATTGCTCAGTGATTGCTGCGAGCGAGAGGTACTTCAATTCAAGGTTTATCGACTCTTACAAGGAGAGTGTTCCTGAGCTTGCAGATGTGTATGCCGCGGCTCGTGCAGGGAAAATACCTCCTCACCTCCAACCTTGA